The Catenulispora sp. MAP5-51 genome segment CCTGGAGTTTGCCGGCGGCGCGACGGCCTCGTTCACCATGAGCGCCTTCACGCGCCTGGAACACCGCAAGACCCGCATCTTCGGTACCAGGGGCCTGATCGAGGGCGACGGGGTCCGGCTGCGGATCACCGACTTCCTCACCGACACCGACGAGGAGATCGACACCGGCAGCAGCGCCGCCGAGGCCGCCGGCGACCACGGCGGCGGCGACCCGGCCCTGGTGGCCGCGTTCCTGGAGGCGGTGCGCACCGGCGACCGCTCGCACGTGCTCACCGACGCAGCCTCGTCGCTGGACTCGCACCTGGTGGTGTGGGCCGCCGAGGAGGCCCGGCGCAGCGGGACGGTCGTCAGTCTCGACCGCGTGTGACGCTCGCCGACAACGCCGCGGCGGCTAGTGCGCAGACCGCGACCACGGCCAGCACGACGTTGCCCACCGCCATCGCCACCCCGACCCAACCGGTGGTGAGGAGGGCGGCGGCGAAAGTGATCCATGGTGCGCGGCCTGAACTGTTCGCATTCATGATGCGCTCCGATCCGGGCATCGGGCCGGGAGCCCCGGCCCGTTGGTGCGCACCGGATGCCCGTGGATCGTGCGGTCAAACCGGCCTGGCCCACCCTGGCCCACGCTGGCCCACCCCGGCCCACACGCCAGGCATGGCCGAGGACCGCTGACGCGATGTCGCGCATGATCAAGTCGCTGTAGGATTGACCGGCACGGCGATCACGACATCGCGTAGCGAACGACGCTCGGCGCGCCGGGGAGCGGTCATGGGAATCCGTCAGAACATCGTCAGGCAGGAGAGCCTGATGGTGAACTACACCGTGGTGAACGACTGGACGGTCGTCGAAGTCGACGGCGGGATGGACATCCATACCGCGCCCATGGTCCGTGACGCGGTCATGGGCCTCATGGACGAGGGGCATGAGCACTTCGTCCTGGACCTCGGCTTCGTCACCTTCATGGACTCAACGGGCCTGGGCGCGATCATCGCGGTCACGAAACGCATCAGCGAGGAGAGCGGGTCGCTGCGTATCGCGTCGGCCTCCAACCGGATCCTCCGCGTTTTCGAGGTCACCGGCCTGCGCGCGAACTACGACTTCCGTCCTTCGGCGGAGGAGGCGATCAATTCGGCCCCGGTCCGCGGCAGCGCCGCGCCGTGGCCCTACGCCGGCTGAAGCCTGTCGCGCCTGTTCAGGGCTTCGCGCAGGGCATGGTGACCCGGGGTTTCGCCACCGCGAACTCGGGCACCCGATCGCGCGTGGACGATCGCCCGGAACAGCACGGGTCGCCGGCCCGTGACGAGACGGAAGAGGAGCGAGCCGACCGGAACATGGTGGAGCTCCTTCAGGAGCTGCGCGTCCTCCAGACCGGCGTCCAGATTATTTTCGCGTTCCTGCTCGGCATTCCGTTCACGGTGCGCTTCACGCAGCTTTCGGGGACGCAGCAGGACATCTACATCGCCGCACTTCTGATGTCAGTCGTGTCCGTCGCGGTTCTCGCGGCGCCGGTCGCGCTCCATCGGGGACTTTTCCGTCGCGGGATGAAGGAGCGGATCGTCGTTCTTTCGACCCACTGTGCGCGCCTGGGTTTGTTCTTCATCTCGGTGGCCTTGGATTGTGCCGTCTTCCTGGTGGTCGACGTGGTGCTGGGCCGGGCCACCGCCTGCGTCCTCACCGGATTCGTCGCGCTCACTTTTCTGGGCTTGTGGTTCGTCTTTCCGTGGGCGCTGCGCAGATTCTGATTGCCGACCGGCGCTTGTTGTTTCAAACACGCGCAAACGGTCACAAGTGGCGTGAGGCCGACGGTTGCTGTCGGCAATGAAACTCTTGTCGAGAGGAAACGCCATGGGCATCATTCTTTTGTTCCTGTTGCTCGCCCTCGTATTGGGCGGCCTGGGATTCGCCGTCCACATTCTGTGGTGGATCGCGCTCGCGGTCCTGGTGGTGTGGGTCATCGGATTCCTGGTCGGCGGCACCGCTCATGCGGGTGTCGGCAGCGGGGGCAGGCGTCGCTGGTACGGGCGATGGTAGGGCGGCTTGACCGATTCGCAGGTGCCTCGCCGAGCGGCGGGGCACCTGCTTTCAGGTGTTCCGGGCTGGTTCAACGCCTCCGCCCCCGGTGACCCCGATCCGGGCAGGCAATTCCGGCGGATCCGGGGAGCTCGCCGGGGCGGCGGGGCTTGATCCATCCCTGTTTGAAGCCGCCGGTTCCGGCCACGTTGAGGCCCCGCCCGCCAGTGGCCGACGCGTCGGTGTCAGCTGCGGTGGGCGGTGGACGGTGGATAGAAGGGAGAAGCCACGCCTGTGAGCATCATCGAAGAATCCGTAGAAGCCCCTGTCCCGACCGACGCCCATCGGCGTGTCCCGCACCCCGCAGTGCCGAACAGCCGTGCCGGCAGACTGACGTCGCCGCGAGCCTTCCCGGTAGCGCGGGCGACGAAGGGGCGCGGCGCGGATTTCGTGGTGGTGGCCAACCGGCTGCCGGTCGATCTGGAGCTGCTGGAGGACGGGACGCAGCGGTGGCATCCCAGTCCCGGCGGCCTGGTCAGCGCGCTGGAGCCGTTTCTGCGCAGTCGCAAGGGCGCGTGGGTCGGCTGGTCGGGTCAGGCCGATCTGGATGTGGCCTCGTTCGAGGACGAGGGCCTGTCGATGCATCCGGTCCGCTTGTCCGCCGCAGACATCCGGGACTACTACGAGGGTTTCTCTAACGCGACGCTCTGGCCGCTGTACCACGATGTCGTGGTCAAGCCGGTGTTCGAGCGGGCTTGGTGGGACAGCTACGTCGAGGTCAACCGGCGGTTCGCCGACGCCGCGGCTGCTGCGGCAGGCCCCGGGGCCACTGTGTGGGTGCAGGACTACCAGCTCCAGCTGGTTCCGGCAATGCTGCGCGAGAAGCGTCCGGACCTGCGGATCGGCTTCTTCCTGCACATACCGTTTCCGCTGTTCCCGGATCGCGACTGTCTCTTCCGGCGGGAACCCGACAACGCCGATTCCCCTATGTCAGCCTTTTGGCGTTGATCCATTGACGCAGCCCGCTGCTTCGACCCGGCCTGGCCAACCGCCCCTGTGTTAGCTTGACCCGAGTCCGAGCGGGTACCCCCCGCGAACACCCCGGGGGGGCATCGCCATGGAGCCGTTAGCTGATACCGACCCGCGCTCGATCGGCGGTTTCGCCGTCGAGGCGCGTCTGGGGTCCGGTGGCATGGGCGCCGTCTACCTGGGGCGGTCGGCCAGCGGCCGGCTGGTCGCGATCAAGGTCGTGCACGAGGCGCTGGCCGCCGATCGCGAGTTCCAGGAGCGGTTCGCGCGCGAGGTCGCGGCGATGCGCACGGTCGGCGGGTTCTGGAGCGCGGCCGTCGTGGACGCCGACCCGCGGGCCCGGCCGCCGTGGCTGGCCACCGAGTTCATCGCCGGGCCGTCGCTGGCCGAGGCCGTGGGCCGGGACGGCCCGCTGAACCCGGTGGCCCTGCGCACGCTCGTCTCCGGCCTGGCCGAGGCCCTGGCGGCGATCCACCGGGCCGGGCTGGTGCACCGCGACCTGAAGCCGTCCAACGTGCTGCTCGCCGCCGACGGCCCGCGGGTCATCGACTTCGGCATCGCCCGGGCCTTCGAGGCGACCTCGCTGACCGCGACGAGCCATGTCGTCGGCACCCCCGGCTACATGGCGCCGGAGCAGCTGACGCAAGGCACGCTTTCCGCTGCCAGCGACGTGTTCTGCCTCGCGGTCACAATCGCCTACGCCGCGACCGGGCGGCCGCCGTTCGGCCTCGGCGGGATGGTCGAGCTCTCGTTCCGCGTGGTCAACGGCGAGCCGGACCTGGCCGGAGTGCCCGACTGGCTGCTGCCGCTGCTCACCGCCTGCCTGGCCAAGGACCCGGCCGCGCGCCCCACGCCGCATGGGATCCTCCAGTGGCTGCGGGGCGACGGGGGCCAGACGGTGGTCCTGCCGTCGGTGGCCGGCCCGGGAGCCGCCCCGACGGTGGCTGCGAACGCGGCGGCGCCGATCGGCGTCTGGAATCCGCCCACTCCGGCAGCGGGTTCGGCGGGCCCGACCCAGCCGTCGAAGCCGGGGCCGGGGGCCTGGAGCGCGGGCGGCGGACCGATCCAGTCGCCGTCGCGGGGCCGTGTCAAGGTCCGGGCGACCCTGGCCGCCGGCGGCGCGGTCGTCGTGGCCGCGGGCCTGGCCGCGGCTTTCATGGTCATGCCGTCGAGCCACAAGAGCGCCTTGAGCGGCGGTGCCAGTGGCGGCCCCACCGGCGGCCAGACGACGCAGGACCCCGACGTCGTCGTCCGGACCGGCGCCGACATCACCCTGGCGGGCAACGTCGCGGAGGCCGGCGGTATGGACGCGCTGGTCGACGTCGCGAAGAAGGAAGGCACGCTCAACCTCATCGCCATCCCGCGGGACTGGGCGAACTACGGCGCCATCATGGACGGCTTCACGGCGAAGTACGGCATCAAGATCACCGATGCCGACCCCGAAGGCTCCTCGCAGGACGAGATCAACGCGCTGACGGCCCAGCGGGGCGCGGCCAGCGCCCCCGACGTCGTCGACATCGGCCTGCTCCCCGCCATCGACGCCCGGCTCCACAACCTGTTCACGGAATACCAGGTCGCCAACTGGAACGCGATCCCGGACTCGCTGAAGGACCCGCAAGGCGACTACTACGGCGACTTCGGCGGCTACATCTCGATCGGATACGACGCCAAGAAGGTCGCGCACCCGCCGACCAGCCTGAAGGCGATGGACGACGTGCAGTACCGGCAAATGATCTCGCTCAACGGCGACCCGAACACCTCGACCGCGGCCTTGGACGGCTTCGTGGCCGCGGGGCTCGCCAACGGCGGCAGCCTGAGCTACACCAAACCCGGCATCGACTTCTTCCGCCAGCTCAAGGCCGACGGCGTGTTCGTCCCCTCGGCCACCGCCGTCCCCGGCAACCAGGCCGGCCGGACCCCGATCACGATCGACATGGACTACAACCAGGCCGCGATCGCCGCGGGTCCCCAGGGCGCCGACTGGAAGACCATCATTCCGAGCGACGCACTGGTGGGGGAGTTCTCCTACCAGGCCATCAGCGCCACCGCCACGCACCCCGCCGCCGCACGGCTGTGGGAGGAATACCTGTACTCGACGGAGGGACAGAACCTGTTCCTCAAGGGCAAGGTCCGGCCGGTCGAGTTCCTCGATCCCGCGACCGCCAAAGGCGCCGACCCGGCGGCGCTCGCGGCGCTGCCCACTGCCACCAAGGTGCCGATGGTGATGTCGGAGTCGCAGATCGCCGACGCCAAGTCCGAGGTGAAGTTCAACTGGCAGGATGTCACCGGGGGCTGATCCGGTCAGCACAAGCACTCCCGAACCCGGCTATATCAGTACCCTGATCAATAGCGCCATCGGTCCAGCTTCCGGCCCGCCGCGAGCATGCGGCCGCGGGGACGCGACGTCCGATGGCCGCCGGACGTCGCCTTCGAAATGGCGAAAGCTTGTGCAGGTGAAGAAGTCTGACTGCACTGAGCCCACGACCATGACCATGACCATGACCGCGCCGCACGAGAACGTGGGCCAAAAACCCCGGCGGCTGCGCTGCCGGTGATGACGAGAGCGAAGACACTGATGGCACGGACCGGGGCGGTCACCGCTCCCGACACGGACAGCATCGGCCGGGTCCCGGCCGCCGAGGAGGCGGAGAAGCCCCATCCGGGGCTGTTCATCCTCGGCACCACCTTGGCCGTCGGCGCCGTACTCGCTCTGTTGAGTACGACGATCGTCGCGGTCGGCATGGACCGGCTGTCCGCGGTGTTCTCGACGTCGATCTCGGCTGTGCAGTGGGTCAGCACCGGCTACCTGTTGGCGCTGGCCGTCACCATCCCGGTGGCCGGCTGGGCGATGGAGCGGTTCGGCGCCAAAGCGATGTGGCAGTCGGCTTTGGCGGTCTACGTCGCGGGCTGCGTGATGTCCGCTCTGGCGCCCTCGATCGGCGTGCTGATCGGCTCCCGGGTGGTCCAG includes the following:
- a CDS encoding hydrophobic protein — encoded protein: MGIILLFLLLALVLGGLGFAVHILWWIALAVLVVWVIGFLVGGTAHAGVGSGGRRRWYGRW
- a CDS encoding STAS domain-containing protein: MGIRQNIVRQESLMVNYTVVNDWTVVEVDGGMDIHTAPMVRDAVMGLMDEGHEHFVLDLGFVTFMDSTGLGAIIAVTKRISEESGSLRIASASNRILRVFEVTGLRANYDFRPSAEEAINSAPVRGSAAPWPYAG
- a CDS encoding DUF6328 family protein, which produces MALRRLKPVAPVQGFAQGMVTRGFATANSGTRSRVDDRPEQHGSPARDETEEERADRNMVELLQELRVLQTGVQIIFAFLLGIPFTVRFTQLSGTQQDIYIAALLMSVVSVAVLAAPVALHRGLFRRGMKERIVVLSTHCARLGLFFISVALDCAVFLVVDVVLGRATACVLTGFVALTFLGLWFVFPWALRRF
- a CDS encoding protein kinase; translated protein: MEPLADTDPRSIGGFAVEARLGSGGMGAVYLGRSASGRLVAIKVVHEALAADREFQERFAREVAAMRTVGGFWSAAVVDADPRARPPWLATEFIAGPSLAEAVGRDGPLNPVALRTLVSGLAEALAAIHRAGLVHRDLKPSNVLLAADGPRVIDFGIARAFEATSLTATSHVVGTPGYMAPEQLTQGTLSAASDVFCLAVTIAYAATGRPPFGLGGMVELSFRVVNGEPDLAGVPDWLLPLLTACLAKDPAARPTPHGILQWLRGDGGQTVVLPSVAGPGAAPTVAANAAAPIGVWNPPTPAAGSAGPTQPSKPGPGAWSAGGGPIQSPSRGRVKVRATLAAGGAVVVAAGLAAAFMVMPSSHKSALSGGASGGPTGGQTTQDPDVVVRTGADITLAGNVAEAGGMDALVDVAKKEGTLNLIAIPRDWANYGAIMDGFTAKYGIKITDADPEGSSQDEINALTAQRGAASAPDVVDIGLLPAIDARLHNLFTEYQVANWNAIPDSLKDPQGDYYGDFGGYISIGYDAKKVAHPPTSLKAMDDVQYRQMISLNGDPNTSTAALDGFVAAGLANGGSLSYTKPGIDFFRQLKADGVFVPSATAVPGNQAGRTPITIDMDYNQAAIAAGPQGADWKTIIPSDALVGEFSYQAISATATHPAAARLWEEYLYSTEGQNLFLKGKVRPVEFLDPATAKGADPAALAALPTATKVPMVMSESQIADAKSEVKFNWQDVTGG